The genomic DNA CCGTTTTGAATCGTCAACAATAAGGCCGTCCCGAAGAGAAATGATGCGCTCCGCGTGTTCGGCAATATCATGTTCGTGAGTAATAAGAATTATCGTGCGTCCATGCTCTTTATTAAGACGGTCAAAGGTTCCGAGAACGATTTCCCCCGTTTTTGTATCGAGATTTCCCGTCGGTTCGTCGGCAAGAATCATCGTCGGGTCATTCACCAAAGCCCGGGCAATGGCAACGCGTTGAATCTGCCCGCCGGAGAGTTCGTTTGATTTATGTTCGAAGTGTTCGGAAGTTAAGCCTGCGGCGATAAGGGCTTTATGCGCACGCTGTAGCCTTTCCTCTTCGCCGATTCCCGCATATATTAAAGGAAGAACGGTATTGCGTACGACGGTTGTGCGCGGAAGAAGGTTGAATGACTGAAATACAAAGCCGATGTTTTGGTTACGTATTTCCGCCAATTCGTCATCGGAGAGCTGCGAAACGTCTTTGCCGTTGAGATGATATGCGCCGGAAGTCGGCGTGTCGAGGCATCCCAATATATGCATAAGCGTTGATTTGCCCGAACCCGAAGGTCCCATAATTGCGACAAACTCACCGTCCTGAATGGTAAAAGAAACTCCCCGAAGCGCTTGAAAAGCGGTCTCTCCGGATCCGTATGTCTTGGTAACGTCGCGTATTTCTATCATATTTTGTTAGCGGGAAATGGATGTGCCGCTCCGTACACCTCCACCGCCTATAAGCGATGGCGCACTTTGTGTTGTTGTTTGGGCCGTGCCTGAGGCAATAGTTCGCACGACAATCTGTTGTCCTTCCGATACTCCGGATAGTATTTCCGTATTTGTATCATCAGTGAGGCCGATTTCCACGGGAATTCTTTCCGGTGTAACTGCCGATGGCACTCCCTGTGTACCGCCTGTCACCTGGAGAGCGGGATTGAATACCTGCACATAATTCATGCCACTTTGCGTCACAATCGCGCTTGCGGGAACCGTGAGCACGTCTTGCCGTGCCTCGGTAATAATGGAAGCGTTGACGGTCATCCCCGGTTTTATCCTTTCATCCTGCGTATCAAAAGAAATCTTAATCGCATAGGATACAACGCCTTGCGAAACCGTACCTACCGCATCCATTTCCACAACCTCACCAGTAAGCGTAAGGTCCTCTACCGCATCAAATGTCAGCGTTACTTTGTTTCCGAGTTTTATTTTTGCCGCATCGACTTCATTGAGAGAGAGTGAAGCTATTTTTTGATTGGTAATAACAGTTGCCGCTGCAGTTCCCGTTGACACCGTATCAAACCGTTTGATATTTAAAGATGTGATTACGCCGCTAAAAGGTGCCGTAATAGTATAGTTTGCAAGATTGTTTTTAAGCTCTTGCAAACTGCGTTCCTGGTCGGAAATACTATATGCACTTGATTGAAGGCTGATTGGATTTTCGCCTGTGGGATTACCGATTTTGAGAATTTCCAAATTTCTTTCATCGTCACGTATAGATTTTTTTGAGGCATCAAGAGACTTTTGTTGGGCTAGAAGCGAACTCAATGTGCTGTTTGTAGTTGCAAGATAGCTTTTTGCATTCGTACGCATAGTGGTAATTGCAGAATTTACAGTGGTATTGTGCTGATTAGCATAATCGATTGCGGTATCAAGAAGATTGAGAACGCTTTGAAGCGCTTGGGCTATCGCGGTCGTGGTATCAATTGATTCGGTAAGAATTTTCTCAAGATCATCGCCGCTCGAGTACCGTGTAAGTGTTTTATAATTAATCAGGCCCTTGTCGTATTTACCTCTGGCAATAGAATGATCGCTTTTGGCCGTGTCGGCAAAATTATTGAAGGTCTCGTATCCCGCATCGTTGACCTGAACCACGTTTATAATAACATCCACGTTCCATTGGGACTTACTGGGGCTTAGGTCATATCCATACAATACGTTGTAAAGCCCAGTAACAACGGTGGGTAAATTTAAATACGTGTCCGACAGTGTGTTAAAAGTATCGTTGTATGTTGAAGTGAGTTCCTTTTTCGCGTCATCAAGCGCTTCATTTGCTTTATCAAAATCAATAGGAGCTTGCGCGGAATCTTTTTGGAATTGTAGTTTTGCTTGTGCGAGTGACTGTTCGGCGTCCGCAATAGACTGTTTCGCATCCGTTGCATCAATTGAAGCAAGTGCCTGGCCCGCGTACACCGTGTCCCCTGCTTTTACTCCAACCCAGACAATGTCGCCACCGGCTTTAGGTTTTATGTCTATCGAATCGGAAGAGGAAACCTGTCCTGAAGCGGAAACTGAGGCGATAACCGTGCCTCGCGTTACCGTTCCGAGGACATAACGAGTCTCGGTTGTTTTACCGCGCATTGCGGCAAAAGCCGTATACCCTCCGTACACGAGGGCCAGCACGATTATCACGCTCACGATTTTATGCGCTTTAGAAAACTTAATTATATTGTTAACGATTTTGTATGAGAAAATTTTTTTCATATTTATTTAATGGGCGCCTTCCTTCCTTCAGGCGGTGCGGGAAGAACGCGTATTAGTTTTGCTTCAATTTGAGAATTCTCATTGGGCGACCCCAACACTACGGTAAAATCATCTACCTTCAAATCGGAAGCGGATATTGTCGTATCAAAATGTCTGATTTGAGTATCGTCCCCAATCAGTATGACTTTTTCAATCTCATCGGGCCCTACCATGACAAACGTCGGGAGATTGATAGTTACTATCTTCCCCACGGCACCATGCGATTCTATAAAGCCTTCCTGAAGAGGTATTTGAAATGGCCGTGGCCCATGTTCGCCAAAAGCCCTGTAATAGTTGTCTCCGAAACGGTACGAAAAAGCAGCCTTCCGATATCCGACGAACATACCTGCCTGGAAAATCAGGAGAACTATGAGGGCCAGGCCTACTCCCACAAGCACTCCCTGAAACGTTTTGGATTGAATAAATTCTTTTAAATTTTTATACATACAAATGGTTATGAGTGGCTAAATAATGGAAATAATCCATTTCGTGTGTTCCGTGCAAATACTTTAATTGAGACGAGTAATGCCACAATGGCCACAAGGGAAACGGTAATCCCCATGAACGGAAGAGATTCCAAAAGAGAGAGAGCAAACTCTTGCGAATGTGCGAGTACGATGTCCGTATCCGAGAACAGAAGGGAGAAATAACTGTAAAAGCTTGACTGATGCAATTGGGCAATTAAAGACTGAATAGAAAATATAATGCCAACAGCTGAAACGGGGGTTACGACAAGGGACCAAAGAAGATACCTTTGCGCCACACGACGTTCTTCTTTTCTGATATCTAAAAGGATATTGGCCTTAAGCCTTTGAGGTACGTCCAGTTTTTCCGATTCCTTCATACCTACTATACGAAAAAGGGATGCATTTTGGTGCACCCTTTACTCAATCTGTTTATTAGAAAATCTAGACCTGTTCGGCTTCAAACAGCCTGCGTAAAGAAACAAGAGCCCTTCTATACTGGCTTTTGACCGTATGGAGAGGTTTTTGCAAAATCTTTCCCATTTCGGCAAATGTAAGATTGCCCGAATGTCTAAGCACAAGTACTTCCCTGTATTGCGGATTGAGCTGTATTAAAAGCGATTCAATGAATCTGGCATCTTCGGCTCTTGCTATCAATTCGTCAGGTAAAGGCTCCCCGTCTGCGAGAGTTTCCGCAAGCATATTTACACCTTGCTCATTTTCAAACGATGAGAAAGAAAGTTCTTTTTTCTCGCGCAACCAGTCAATCGCCGTATTGCGGGCAATCGCAAAAAGCCAGCCTTTGAAATTGCTTCCCTGCCGGTATGTCCGTATATGCTTCCAAGCTTTTATGAAAGAATCCTGGGTGATGTCTTCCGCCGCCTGGAGGTCATGCGTCAATTTGAAAGCGAAGTTGTATACATCCTTTAAATACCTGTCTACAAGTAAATTAAGGGCTTTTTCATCCCCTTCCAAGTAATCAACAATCAATTGTTCACTCTCTCTTTTCATTGAAGTCAAAATTATACCACAAAAATCACTGGAGTGTATTTAGGGCCGCGCGAGTTTTTGGTCCTACAATACCCAGAGGTTCAATGTCATTCGCATTTTGGAAGGCAATAACCGAAGCGCGGGTGATGGCTCCGAAGTACCCCGTCGGTTCGTCATTAAAGTATCCTTCACGCTTAAGCAAAAGCTGAAGTTCCTGCACGTCATTTCCCCGCATCCCCTGTTCAAGAAATTTTGTAAAGACAAAAAACGGTCCGGCAACAGGACTGCTTGCCGCATCAAGCGCGGCTCGTGTTCTCGGTCCCACAATGCCGATCGGGTCGATTCCTTTCGCATTCTGGAACGCAACAACAGACGCATGCGTAATGGGTCCGAAATACCCCGTCACACCTGCTGAGAAAAAACCGAGTTCTTTGAGTTTCTGCTGTAATACACGGACGGCCTCCCCTTCCGAACCCTGGGATAACTCTGAAGTCGCAGAAGTTGTATTTGAAACCGGAAGCGTAGGCAGAAGCCTGAATGAAGCGGCTACTGCCTTGCGGGTAAGCACATCAGCGATTCCTGTCGGTGGCAATTTATTTTCATTTTGAAATTGCCTGACAGCCTCCCGCGTAACGGAATTATAAGTCTCGGCAATCGCTCCCGCGTAATAGCCAAGAGCTTTAAGTTGTTCGTGGAGTGTGAGGATATCGGGGTCAATCATTCCTTCCTGGAGGCTTCTTGTGATTAGAACTTGTTCCTCTTCTTCGAGACCGCCCTCGTTTGAATGCATTATTACGCTTCCTCCCGACTGGCCTGAGGATGTTTTGCCTCCTGAAGCGGCGAGCAAACTTTCATAGGGGTTGATGGCAGTACGGCTCGGGTCCCATATCTCAAAGTGAAGATGTGAGATAGTCGCTTCGGCATTACCACTATCGCCGACCCAGCCGATAAGTTGTCCTTTGGTAACGGTTGTTCTACGCTTCAAGCCCGGCGCGTATGCATTCGCTTCCCCACCCTGTCCGTCGTCGGTTCCCGGTGTGTCGTTATTAAGGTGAAGATATCGGTAAGAAAAACCTTCCGAATCGCGGATGCTAATTGAATATCCCCATGATGCTTGGGGAATTGCAATAAAGGTAATGACACCATCGGTGGCGGCTACTACAGGCGTCATTTTATCCGCAATAATATCGATACCGAGATGTGTGCGGGTTCCGCCATCGCGCGGTTCCGAAAAATCGTCCCTAAAGTTATATTTTCCATTCACCGGAAATACGATGGTTCGAGCCCCCGCGTATACTTGGAAAGAAAAAGAAAAAAAGGCGAGAGCGATGATTCCCGCGAGGAGTTGTGATGTATAAAGTTTCATTCTGTTGTTTAGTATGTAAACGTTTCGTGCGGCTGAATCTTACCCATTCTAAGTCAATGTAGACAGTTGGGCATCATGTAAGGATTATGGATAATTTCTTCCATCTTCGGTTATTGGAATTTTTTCACCTAAATATTTCGGCTTCCTATTGAAGATAAGATTGAGTGCTGCTTTCTCATTGGCAAGCACCTCACGGACATAATTACGAAAAAGCATATGTCCGACATCGGCATTTACTCCATAAGCTTTTATTCCAAGTTGACGCGCGATAAAAACGGAGCGGGGCAAATGGAATGACTGGGTACAAACAAGAATTGAAGAGACTCCGAAAATGTCACGGGCGCGGTACATACTACTATACGTGTCAAAGCCGGCGTGGTCGAGAAAAATGTCCTGGTCCGGAATGCCCTTGCTTATAAGATAGAGGCGAACAGGATTCACTTCATTATGGCTGTCAGTACTGTTATCTCCGGAAACAAGAATCTTTGATACTTTTTTGGCTTCATATAGTTTGATGGCCATGTCCGCGCGGTCAATAAAAATGGAAGAAAGTGCGCCGTCAGGAAAAATTGCCGCTCCGGGAATAAGCGCTGTTTGCGCATCAGGAGCTTTGAGGGCGTCATTGTATATATATGCTTTTGCCCCTGTATAAATAACTATATTGGTAGCAAAGACAAAAATAATTAAAAGCCCCAAACCCAATGCAATAAAAAGTAAGAGACGCTTCATCTCTCAAGTATACCCTTTCTTACCGTCAACTATTCGGTACCCGCTTGTGCGGGTATTTGACCGTAGTAATTGAAAAGCGCCTGGATACCGGCGAGGTTTTTTCCCCATTCAATGGTCCCGTGGGTAGAAAGTTCCACGGTAATCGCGGGAATGTTTATGGAAGCAAGCCACCCTTCGGCATCTCCCGTGATTTCATATACATCGAATGATTTAACAGCCGGATATCCCGATGCGCGCGAATAGGCATTCATTATGTCGAGTGTTTCGGGAAGAATCCCCGCTTCGCATTCCGACGCGTACACGGCGTTTGATTGGCTGTGCCAGAAGATGACGGCCTTCGGATTATTTTCTAAAACGAAATCACGGATAGCCTGCGTTTCTGGCTCGGAAAACGCTTCGGTACCGGCGCTCACCGTTTTTGTCCGCCATGTGCTTGTGGGCTTCCACTTGCAATCAAAGTTTCGGTTGAGGTCTACATCATTGGCGTTGAAGCGGCCTATCCCCGTAGTATCCGCAACCTTTGGCGCATCCGCGATTACAAAACGTCCTTCTTTGCCGATTACTTTATACACTCCATCGGGGTTGGCGGACGGAATCACGGTAACGGACACATTGTCGGGAATGACATCCAGGTTTTCGTCGAGATAATCCATAAACTCATACGAAAGAATAACACTGTTCCATTCGTAACCGCCGTGTATACCTCCGACAAACAAAAGATGCGTTTCCCCTTTCCCATACGTATATGCGTCAATGTTTCGTCCTTCAACAGACTGGCCGATGACCTCGTGTACAGGCGTGACAGATTCTACTATTGGCAATTCGGGCGTCTTTTGAAGATTTAGAAACGTAAAGACCCCGATGCCAAGCACCGCAAAAACGAGAACGATTATGACAATCGGTTTCTTAAAAAGAGGCGGCATAGTTCGACAAGCTCACCACAGGTTATTCGGTGTAGTATTCAAGGAGAGCCTTAATGCCCTTTTCGTTTTTAGACCATTCGGTATCCGTGTGATTGGTGAGAAGAACGCTGATTGCGGGAATATTGTTTTTGGCGAGCCAGTTTACCATGTCGCCCGTTATTTCATAGAAATCAAAATTTTGGAAAGCGGGATATCCCGAAGCGGTAGCGTATGTGTTGGTAAGCGTCTGTGTTTCCGAAGAAACGCCATTGTGACAGTTTGACGCGAACACTCCTCCGGCGGCACTATACCAGACGACAACCGCTTTCGGTTTGCTTGTTTCCACGTAATTTTTCATTGCAAGACTTTCAGGCTCTGAAAACGCACTGCTTCCGCCGCTCACGATCTTGTCTTGCCATTTGGCGGAAGTCTGCCAATCGCAGTCAAAGTTTCGGTTGAGGTCCACGTTGTTGGCATTGAAACGTCCCGCCACCGTCGCGTTTTGTGCCGTAGGAACATCGGCTTGCGTAAAGCGGCCCGCCGTGCCAACTGTTTTGTTTAATCCATCGGGGTTCAATGCGGGAATGACGGTAACTTTTACGTTCGCGGGAATCGCAGTCGGGTTTGCTTTGAGATAATCCATCAATTCATACGCGACAAGAACCGTATTCCATTCATACCCGCCGTGTATGCCTCCGACAAAAAGAAGTTCCGTATTACCTTCCCCGTAGTGATAGGCGGTAATGTCGCGGCCTTCCGCGGATTTTCCGATAACCGTTTGTTCTTTATTTACAGGCTCGGTGTCCGTCCCGCCGGTTTGTTCGTTCCCCGGTTGATTCGTATCGGTAACGGCCTCATTGGGAACAGCATAGTTTGCCCAAATAAAGTACCCTCCGACGCCCAAAAGAATAACAACTGCCAATATAATAAGTGTGTTTTTCATATGTTTCAGTATAACATAATGGCTTATAATAATGATTTTTAGGCATTCAGCCGTTTTTGAAACTAGAGAAAAAAGTTATCTGAATATCACCGAACCGCTGTCGAATTTGAGGTCCAAAACAAGTTCGCCCCGTGAAGTGAAATGGTAGCCCGATGTATTAGTGAGAAGGTTTGCGAATTCGCTTTCCTGCGAGCCTTCGCAATACATTTTCGTTGACATCATGTCCGTAAACGAAATTTGGCCGCCGTTCGCGGAATATGTTCCGCCCATACTATTGCAATCAGTTTTAACCGAAAACTTTCCGTCCTTGGAAAAGTCCAGCGTAAACACCCCCGCTTTTTTCGGAAGTATTTCTCTTCCATCGTTGTACAGTGCTCTTATCCATGTCCAGCTTTTCATATCAAGCGTCATTCTCGATGGGTCCGCTTCTCCTTCAAAGTCCTGCACGACTTCGCCGAACTGCATTGATTGCGGGTCAAGTTTGAGCCAGATACTTTTGCCCACCGACGGCTGTGCAGTCATGGGTTCTCCGGGCACGCGGTCGGCATAGTTCACTACGATTACGTTTTTATGCGAAGGGTTTTGACTTAATTCGGTAGTCTGCGGAGCAATGCGGTCGCCAAGAAGCAGTCCTTGCGAGCCGATATAGCCTCGTTCCGTATTGAGCGCCGCAACGACATAAAAAAATTGCCCGCTTCCTCCCGTTTCCTGAGTAAGAAGAAACACGGCGTCCTCTCTGCCATCATCGTTAAGGTCAAGCATTACTT from bacterium includes the following:
- a CDS encoding RNA polymerase sigma factor; its protein translation is MKRESEQLIVDYLEGDEKALNLLVDRYLKDVYNFAFKLTHDLQAAEDITQDSFIKAWKHIRTYRQGSNFKGWLFAIARNTAIDWLREKKELSFSSFENEQGVNMLAETLADGEPLPDELIARAEDARFIESLLIQLNPQYREVLVLRHSGNLTFAEMGKILQKPLHTVKSQYRRALVSLRRLFEAEQV
- a CDS encoding M14 family metallopeptidase — encoded protein: MKNTLIILAVVILLGVGGYFIWANYAVPNEAVTDTNQPGNEQTGGTDTEPVNKEQTVIGKSAEGRDITAYHYGEGNTELLFVGGIHGGYEWNTVLVAYELMDYLKANPTAIPANVKVTVIPALNPDGLNKTVGTAGRFTQADVPTAQNATVAGRFNANNVDLNRNFDCDWQTSAKWQDKIVSGGSSAFSEPESLAMKNYVETSKPKAVVVWYSAAGGVFASNCHNGVSSETQTLTNTYATASGYPAFQNFDFYEITGDMVNWLAKNNIPAISVLLTNHTDTEWSKNEKGIKALLEYYTE
- a CDS encoding efflux RND transporter periplasmic adaptor subunit yields the protein MKKIFSYKIVNNIIKFSKAHKIVSVIIVLALVYGGYTAFAAMRGKTTETRYVLGTVTRGTVIASVSASGQVSSSDSIDIKPKAGGDIVWVGVKAGDTVYAGQALASIDATDAKQSIADAEQSLAQAKLQFQKDSAQAPIDFDKANEALDDAKKELTSTYNDTFNTLSDTYLNLPTVVTGLYNVLYGYDLSPSKSQWNVDVIINVVQVNDAGYETFNNFADTAKSDHSIARGKYDKGLINYKTLTRYSSGDDLEKILTESIDTTTAIAQALQSVLNLLDTAIDYANQHNTTVNSAITTMRTNAKSYLATTNSTLSSLLAQQKSLDASKKSIRDDERNLEILKIGNPTGENPISLQSSAYSISDQERSLQELKNNLANYTITAPFSGVITSLNIKRFDTVSTGTAAATVITNQKIASLSLNEVDAAKIKLGNKVTLTFDAVEDLTLTGEVVEMDAVGTVSQGVVSYAIKISFDTQDERIKPGMTVNASIITEARQDVLTVPASAIVTQSGMNYVQVFNPALQVTGGTQGVPSAVTPERIPVEIGLTDDTNTEILSGVSEGQQIVVRTIASGTAQTTTQSAPSLIGGGGVRSGTSISR
- a CDS encoding M14 family metallopeptidase, with product MPPLFKKPIVIIVLVFAVLGIGVFTFLNLQKTPELPIVESVTPVHEVIGQSVEGRNIDAYTYGKGETHLLFVGGIHGGYEWNSVILSYEFMDYLDENLDVIPDNVSVTVIPSANPDGVYKVIGKEGRFVIADAPKVADTTGIGRFNANDVDLNRNFDCKWKPTSTWRTKTVSAGTEAFSEPETQAIRDFVLENNPKAVIFWHSQSNAVYASECEAGILPETLDIMNAYSRASGYPAVKSFDVYEITGDAEGWLASINIPAITVELSTHGTIEWGKNLAGIQALFNYYGQIPAQAGTE
- a CDS encoding ElyC/SanA/YdcF family protein, whose product is MKRLLLFIALGLGLLIIFVFATNIVIYTGAKAYIYNDALKAPDAQTALIPGAAIFPDGALSSIFIDRADMAIKLYEAKKVSKILVSGDNSTDSHNEVNPVRLYLISKGIPDQDIFLDHAGFDTYSSMYRARDIFGVSSILVCTQSFHLPRSVFIARQLGIKAYGVNADVGHMLFRNYVREVLANEKAALNLIFNRKPKYLGEKIPITEDGRNYP
- a CDS encoding ABC transporter ATP-binding protein; the encoded protein is MIEIRDVTKTYGSGETAFQALRGVSFTIQDGEFVAIMGPSGSGKSTLMHILGCLDTPTSGAYHLNGKDVSQLSDDELAEIRNQNIGFVFQSFNLLPRTTVVRNTVLPLIYAGIGEEERLQRAHKALIAAGLTSEHFEHKSNELSGGQIQRVAIARALVNDPTMILADEPTGNLDTKTGEIVLGTFDRLNKEHGRTIILITHEHDIAEHAERIISLRDGLIVDDSKRHVRRKVGQKNQ
- a CDS encoding peptidoglycan-binding protein, producing the protein MKLYTSQLLAGIIALAFFSFSFQVYAGARTIVFPVNGKYNFRDDFSEPRDGGTRTHLGIDIIADKMTPVVAATDGVITFIAIPQASWGYSISIRDSEGFSYRYLHLNNDTPGTDDGQGGEANAYAPGLKRRTTVTKGQLIGWVGDSGNAEATISHLHFEIWDPSRTAINPYESLLAASGGKTSSGQSGGSVIMHSNEGGLEEEEQVLITRSLQEGMIDPDILTLHEQLKALGYYAGAIAETYNSVTREAVRQFQNENKLPPTGIADVLTRKAVAASFRLLPTLPVSNTTSATSELSQGSEGEAVRVLQQKLKELGFFSAGVTGYFGPITHASVVAFQNAKGIDPIGIVGPRTRAALDAASSPVAGPFFVFTKFLEQGMRGNDVQELQLLLKREGYFNDEPTGYFGAITRASVIAFQNANDIEPLGIVGPKTRAALNTLQ
- a CDS encoding META domain-containing protein; translation: MNPNKFFIGRTIGLIVVLAVAGLVALFFAFNNFIYNEKQAYAGKDYKNAEYVIDGNRVRLSNGLSEIDASPDSASKIITRYFGNEVMLDLNDDGREDAVFLLTQETGGSGQFFYVVAALNTERGYIGSQGLLLGDRIAPQTTELSQNPSHKNVIVVNYADRVPGEPMTAQPSVGKSIWLKLDPQSMQFGEVVQDFEGEADPSRMTLDMKSWTWIRALYNDGREILPKKAGVFTLDFSKDGKFSVKTDCNSMGGTYSANGGQISFTDMMSTKMYCEGSQESEFANLLTNTSGYHFTSRGELVLDLKFDSGSVIFR